In Prochlorococcus marinus CUG1415, the sequence CTTTTTCTTAAATCTACCCCAGACATTTTATCAGAACCATACGCTCCAAAAAGTTTTACATTTTTCACCCTCCCAGTACTAGTCAAATTAAGAATCTCTATATTTTTTAATCCCCCAATCTTGGGAAATAAATTTGTTAATTCTTTATTTGAAAACTTTTTTTGCCATCTAAATTTAGGATTTTCTTGATCAAAATCTTTCACACTTGATAAATATGGATATTTATTCTTCCATACATCTTGACTATTTTCTGTCATTCCACCTGAGCTGCTATGAAACAAAGCATTAATTAACTTATTTTTATAGGTCAAAACCAAAGATCTTGTACTTTTAACGGCTGTGATAGTTTTATAAGTTCTTGACTCTAAGCCATTATAAACTTGATTTCTCTGGGTAGAATCTATATCAAATAGATTATTTCCCTTTTGCTTTAAAGCATAAGTTCTAGAAGCAATTGCTTGTGCTTTCAATGCTTCGATAGGCCATTTTGTTGGCATCTCTGAACCCACAACACTAGTTAGGTATTTTTCAATTCCTAAAACATTAACTACCAATATTTCAGAATCAAGTACAAAGAGATTCAATTTACCAGAAAATCTTTTCTGACCTACCCAGATACCTCTTCCATCAGAAGATCTAACTTGAAATTGGTGATTACTTTTTAAATCATATATTTTTTGTTTATTATTATCAAAATATAAAACTTTTCTATTTTTCTCATTTTTCAAAGTTAAACCTTTTATTTTTTTATTTGAAAAAATCTTTCCTTCTATTGTTAAAGGAATTGATTTATCTGATCTAATCCTTATATTATTATTTTTTGATATCAAAACTCTAATTATTGGTTCACTAGAAGCAAAAACAGTTTCACTCTGAAAAAAACAAAAAAATAAAATACTAATCAGACAACAATTACTATAATTTTTTTTTAATTTAAGTATCACTTTGTTTAAAAAACAAATTGTTAATTTGCCTAAGTTTGACTAAAAGTCTAAATTTAATCCAGATATCAAAATAAAAATATCATAATAAGTGAATATAACCTTCTTAGGAACCAGTTCAGGAGTCCCTTCCTTAAAAAGAAATGTTTCTTCCTTAGCTCTTAAATTATCGCAATCTTCAGAAGTTTGGCTTTTTGACTGTGGAGAGGGAACACAGCATCAAATAATGAAAAGCAATATCAAATCTTCGCAAATCAAAAAAATATTTATTACACATATGCATGGAGACCATATTTATGGTTTGCCTGGCCTTTTGGCTACCTTAGGTTTATCAGGTAATACTAAGGGTATTGAAATTTATGGTCCTTCAGAACTTCAATGTTTTATAAATTCTGCGCTTAGTAGTAGTTTTTGCAAGTTGTCGTTCCCATTGCATTTTGTGGAAGTTGAAAATTTTGCATCAGAAAATAAAATTTTATTTGAAAACAACAAAATAAAAGTAAATTGCGCCTGCCTTAAACATAAAATACCTGCTTATGGTTATAGAGTGAGCGAAAAAGACAAGCCAGGCATATTTGATATCAAAAAAGCAAAGTCTTTGAAAATAGCACCCGGACCAATCTATTCAGAATTGCAACAAGGTAAAAAAGTCGTATTAGCTGATGGGAGGACATTTGATGGGAAAGAATTCTGCGGGCCTCCCCGTGAGGGTGAAAGTTTTGTTTATTGCACAGATACTGTCTTTAGCGAATCAGCTGTATCATTATCAAAAAATGCCAATTTACTCGTACATGAATCTACATTTTCCCAAAAGGATGAGAACATGGCCTATGAAAAATTACATTCCACAACTATCATGGCTGCGAAAACAGCATTATTATCAAATGCAAAAAAATTAATTATTACTCATTTTAGTCCAAGATACACTAGTAAAAATTCAATTACCACAGGCGATTTGCTTAAAGAAGCGCAAAAAGTTTTCCCCAACACTCACCTTGCAAAAGATTTTCTAACTGCAGAAATTAAATAAACTGCAACAGTTCGTGAGCAGGAGGGTTGTAAATGACCAACCCATGAAATAATAGTCATAGGTTTATCTATTTGATGTCGATCGAAATGGTTACTTTTTCTTCGTTCCTAAACAAGTCTCTTAAAAGACTTTTAATTTTTCTTCCATTGTTTTTTGGTTTGTTACTCAATCCAATTTCTGCTAACGCGCTCTATCCCAGTGATCCCTCATCGGTAGACGTATTGAAAGGTGACCTACATGGTAAGGATCTTCAAAATACTGAATATGTGAAATATGAT encodes:
- a CDS encoding SpoIID/LytB domain-containing protein, which gives rise to MILKLKKNYSNCCLISILFFCFFQSETVFASSEPIIRVLISKNNNIRIRSDKSIPLTIEGKIFSNKKIKGLTLKNEKNRKVLYFDNNKQKIYDLKSNHQFQVRSSDGRGIWVGQKRFSGKLNLFVLDSEILVVNVLGIEKYLTSVVGSEMPTKWPIEALKAQAIASRTYALKQKGNNLFDIDSTQRNQVYNGLESRTYKTITAVKSTRSLVLTYKNKLINALFHSSSGGMTENSQDVWKNKYPYLSSVKDFDQENPKFRWQKKFSNKELTNLFPKIGGLKNIEILNLTSTGRVKNVKLFGAYGSDKMSGVDLRKRLGLNSNFVRFKFFEEELNNKFPIKKGLIVFGQGSGHGVGLSQWGAKYMASKGQKAKKILKHFYRGVQIKPFRKDYL
- the rnz gene encoding ribonuclease Z; this encodes MNITFLGTSSGVPSLKRNVSSLALKLSQSSEVWLFDCGEGTQHQIMKSNIKSSQIKKIFITHMHGDHIYGLPGLLATLGLSGNTKGIEIYGPSELQCFINSALSSSFCKLSFPLHFVEVENFASENKILFENNKIKVNCACLKHKIPAYGYRVSEKDKPGIFDIKKAKSLKIAPGPIYSELQQGKKVVLADGRTFDGKEFCGPPREGESFVYCTDTVFSESAVSLSKNANLLVHESTFSQKDENMAYEKLHSTTIMAAKTALLSNAKKLIITHFSPRYTSKNSITTGDLLKEAQKVFPNTHLAKDFLTAEIK